A stretch of DNA from Gymnodinialimonas sp. 57CJ19:
CCGCCGCCCGGAAGGGGCAGTCCGGCATCGTCTATTGCGGCACCCGCGCCAAGACGGAAACGCTGGCCCGCGCCCTGCGCGACGAAGGCCACAGCGCCTGCCACTACCACGGCGGGATGGAAGCCGAGGATCGCCGCATTGTCGAGACTCGGTTCAACCAAGAAGACGGCCTGATCGTTTGCGCCACGGTGGCTTTCGGGATGGGCGTCGACAAACCCGATATCCGTTGGGTCGCTCACGCAGATCTGCCCAAGTCGATCGAAGGCTATTATCAGGAAATCGGCCGCGCGGGCCGCGACGGCGCCCCCGCTGATACGCTCACGCTTTACGGCCCCGATGATATTCGTTTCCGCCGTCAGCAGGTGGACGAGGGACTCGCCCCGCCGGAACGCAAGACCGCCGATCACGCCCGCCTCAACGCGCTGCTTGGCTTGGCTGAAGCGCAAGGGTGCCGCCGCAAGGTGTTGCTGTCCTACTTCGGCGATGCGTCCGAGGATTGCGGCAATTGCGACCTCTGCGCCAAGCCGCCCGAGCTGTTCGATGCCTCGGTTGCCGTGCAAAAGGCGCTGTCGGTGATGTTGCGCACGGGCGAATATTTCGGCGCGGGTCACCTGATTGACGTGCTGCTTGGGGCGCAGAACGAAAGGATCAAACAGCGCGGCCATGATCGCCTGTCCACCTACGGCATCGGCACCGAATTCGACAAACGCGGCTGGCAGGCCGTGTTCCGCCAGATGATGGGCCGCGACCTTGTGCGCCCCGATCCCGAACGTCACGGCGCCTTCCGCATGACCCAGGCCGCCCGCCCGATTTTGCGTGGCGAGGAAAGCATCACCCTGCGCAAAGACACCATTGCTAAGGCGCCGCGCCGCCCCGCCGTGAAGATGCTGGTGAGTGAGGAAGACGCGCCACTCATGTCCGCTCTCAAAGCCAAACGCCGCGCCCTGGCCGAGGAGGCCCGCGTGCCCGCCTACGTGATTTTCACCGATAAGACCCTGATCGAGATGGCCGAAAAGCGCCCCGCAACCCTCGATGAAATGGCCCGGATTTCCGGCGTCGGGGCCACCAAACTGGACCGCTATGGCACCGCGTTTCTACAGGTCATCACCGGCGACACCCCCGAGCCCGTCCACCCCGCCCGCCGGGCTCTTGCGGGCCGAGACGCGGGCGATGTGTTTGATCGGCTGATGGAGGTCCAACAAGACCTGATGCGCGGCGACGACGGGACGGGTAAATACCTGTCGGTGAACCATTCCACCCTGCGCAAGATAGCCGAACGCAAGCCCGCCTCGGTCCATGACCTCTCGCGCATCGCAGGCATGGGGGAAAAACAGATCGACCGCTTTGGGGATGCCTTCCTCGATGTCCTGCGAGAGGTTGGATAAAGGCCCCCCGTCGCCTATATCAATTGCTCCAAAGGAGACCCGCCCATGCTTACCGTGATTTCCCCCGCCAAGCGCCTCGATTGGGCCGCTCGCGATGTACAAACCACGACGCCTGATTTCATGGATGACGCCGTGACCCTGGCGCGTGCCGCCAAACGTCTCAGCCAAGCGGACCTGCGCAAACTGATGGACATCAGCGCCGATCTCGCCAAACTCAACGCCGATCGCTTCAAGGCGTTCGAGACCGATGCCGAGGAAACCCGCCCTGCCGCTCTGGCCTTCGCGGGCGATACTTACACGGGGCTAGAGGCCACGAGCCTCGACGCTGAAACGCTCACCTACGCCCAAGACCACCTGCGCATCCTGTCCGGCCTCTACGGCCTGCTGCGCCCGCTCGATGCGATCAAGCCCTACCGGCTGGAAATGGGCAGCCGTCTGAAAACCCGCAAAGGCCCCTCTCTCTACGCCTACTGGGGGCCCCGCCTCTCCGAGGCTCTCAACACCCAGGCCCAAGCCGTGCAAACCGATACACTCATCAACTGTGCCTCAGTCGAATACTTCTCTGCGGTCGATGAAAAAGCCCTCAAACTCAACATCATCACCCCGCAGTTCTATGAGGAAAAACCCGGCGGACCCAAAATCGTCAGCTTCTTCGCCAAAAAAGCCCGTGGCGCGATGGCGCGTTTCATTCAGGAACGCCGCCTCGACGCCGCCTCCCAAATTCTTGACTTCGACACGGGCGGCTACACCCATGTCCCCGAATTGAGCACTCCGGAAAAGCCCGCCTTCCTGCGCACGGAAGCCGCCCAGAAAGCCGCCTGAGCGCAGCCGCTCCTTCATCTTGGCCTTACAACTCTCAGGGGGGCCGGGGGATGAAATCCCCCGCTTTCCCCGCCTTCAGTGATCGGGCTTATTCACCTCAAACGCGGCCTTTTGCGCATCAGTGGCGTCGAGCTGGTACTTTGCCTTCCACTCGGCAAACGGCATCCCGTACACAATTTCCCTCGCGGCATCCTTATCCATCTCGACGCCGCGCTCTGCGGCCTCTTCCTGATACCAACGGCTCAGGCAGTTTCGGCAGAAACCCGTCAGGTTCATCATGTCGATGTTCTGCACGTCCTTGCGGCTGTCCAGATGTGCAAGAAGACGGCGGAAGGCAGCGGCTTCCAGTTCGGTGGTGGTGGGCTCGCTCATATCATCACTCCTGTTCTTTCGGTCACAGATCGGCACTGCGCGCGGTGGCTTCAAGAAGCGTGGCCAAGCGTGCGCCCCAGGCAACCTGATCTTTTTCTGTTTCAATAAGATCGTTGCGCACTTCGATCAGCACATGCACGTGCCCCGGTTTCACGGCATGGCGGTCCAGCGCGTCGCCGGGAAGGTGGCCGACGTAGGGCTCATTGTCCCCCACGCACAGGTCATCTTCGTCGCGGAGCCGTGCCAGAAACGGATAAGCCAGTCGCGTGTCGCCCGCATAGAGCACGGCCACATGCCAAGGCCGAGGCTCACGCCCCCGCAGTTGTGGCGTAAAGCTGTGGATCGACACGATCAACGGCGCGTCGCGTGCGGCGATCACATCTGTCAGGGCCGCGTGATAGGGGCGATGAAAGCGTTCAAGGCGTCGCTGGAGTTCGGCCTCAGAGGCGCCGCGATTGGCAGGAATGATCGAGCCGTCGTAAATTTGCATCAATAGTGTCGGATCATCCTCACCCCGGTTCGGGTCGATCACCAACCGAGAAAATCGCGACGCCACAACCGGGGCAGACAGCGCCTCGCCCATCGCTTTTGCCACCCCCAAAGCGCCCACATCATAGGCGATGTGGCGGGCCATATCTTCGGGCGGAAGGCCAAGGTCCCCCCCCGCCACGTCGTCGGGCACCCGGTTGCTGGCGTGGTCGCAGGTCACAACCCACCGCCCGCCGCGTTCTGCCCCGAAAATCTCTACTGCGTCGGTCATTCAATCTTCATCCAAACTTGCGAGATCCCACGGGTAAGACGGACTGCGGCCAAACGCCAGCGCTCTGGCCGGTTGTTTGAAGCCACGTTTTGCTTCAATAGGGGGCAACAGCGTGAATGATAGCGCAAACATCGCCTGTTCAGGGGCGTTAAACGTACGATAGAGGACGAAAGAGCCATGAAACGCGACCGTAACGTCAAGATTGTAGCAACGCTTGGCCCTGCGTCAGACGATTACGAGATGATCCGAGCCCTGCACGAGGCGGGCGCAGACGTGTTTCGTTTGAACATGTCTCACGGCGATCACGCGGAGATTGCGGTCCGTCACGGGATCATCCGTCAGATTGAAGCGGATCTGGGCCAGCCCATCGCCATCCTTGCGGACCTTCAAGGCCCCAAGCTGCGCGTCGGCGTGTTCGACAATGACGAAGGCTATGATCTTGAGGTCGGCGGATCGTTCCGCATGGACCTTGATGATACCCCCGGCGACGCGACCCGCGTGCAGCTTCCCCATACCGAAATCTTCGCCGCCCTGGAGCCGGGCGCGCATCTGCTGATCAACGACGGCAAAATCCGCGTGAAAGTGGTTGAATGCGGCAAGGATTTTGCGGATTGCGAAGTGCTTGCGGGCGGGCGGATTTCCAACCGCAAGGGCGTGAATGTACCTGACGTGGTACTGCCCTTGGCGGCGCTGTCCGAGAAGGACCGCAAAGACCTCGAATTCGTGTGCGAACTGGGCGTCGATTGGCTGGCCTTGTCGTTTGTGCAGCGCAAGGAAGACGTGGAAGAGGCGCGTAACCTTGCCAGGGGGCGCGCGGCAATCCTGTCAAAGATCGAAAAGCCCTCGGCGGTAACTAACTTCGGTGAAATCCTCGATGCCTCTGACGGCATCATGGTCGCCCGCGGCGATCTGGGGGTGGAGCTTCCGGTGCAGAACGTGCCGCCGATCCAGAAGCGTCTGGTGCGCAAGTGCCGCAATGCCGCCAAGCCGGTGATTGTGGCCACCCAGATGCTGGAAAGCATGATCGAATCGCCAATGCCCACCCGCGCCGAAGTGTCAGACGTGGCGGCGGCGATCTATGAAGGTGCTGACGCCATCATGCTCAGCGCTGAATCTGCGGCCGGTGACTTCCCGATTGAGGCCGTGACCACGATGAACAATGTGGCGGTTGAGGTCGAAAATGATACCACCTACCGCGAAGTGATTGAAGCCAGCCGCGGCGGCAAGAAAGAGACCGTCGCAGACGCCATCGTGTCCGCCGCCCGCGAAATTGCTGAGACGACGAACATCAAGCTGATCTGCTGCTTCTCGGAATCCGGCTCCACCGCGGCGCTGACAGCACGCGAGCGTCCCAATGTGCCGATCCTTGCCCTGACATCGCGCCAAGCCACCGCGCGGCGGATGTGCCTGACCTGGGGCTGCCACTGCGTGAAAGTCGGTGCCGTTGGCCGCTTTAAGGAAGCGGTTATCAACGCAGTCCGGGCCGCCACGTCGGAAGGCTTGGCAGAGCAGGACGATCAGATCGTGGTGACGGCGGGCGTGCCTTTCGGGCAGTCGGGCTCCACCAACATTCTGCGAATCGCCCCTTGTGATGAGCGCCTGATTTTCGCGTCCGAACTGGAATGACCCTTCCCCTCAGCGCTGATATCATTCTGGTAATCGCAACCTTGGTCGGGATCTTGTCGCTCTCGTCCATTGTTGCGGCCTGGACGATGAAGCGCTGGCCGATCATTGCGTTGATCTCTTTCGCTATCGCCATTGGCCTTGGCGTCTATGTGCATATGAACGAACCGGACGGTTTGCAGGTGGTGGATATCCCCGACGCCTTTATCTCTGTCGCGGCACAGGTTCTGAACTAGGCCACATTCGCGGTATGTGGCGAAAAAGTTGGTTTCGCCCTTGGGAAGAAGGCTTTGGTCTTGCACGAAAGCGGACTTCGTCCTAAACGACCGCTTCCTACGGTGCGTCCGGCCACAAACGGCATGCCGACGCGCGCCCGAACCACTCGAACAAGACAGGAGTTGGAAATGCCGAAGATGAAGACAAAATCGAGCGCGAAGAAGCGCTTCAAAGTGACAGGCACCGGTAAGGTGATGGCCGCCCAAGCGGGTAAACAGCACGGGATGATCAAGCGGAGCAACAAGTTCCTCCGCAATGCTCGGGGGATGCAGGTTCTGTCTGACCCCGACCAGAAGATCGCAAAATCCTACATGCCATACGACCGCTAAGGAGGCCCGGATATGTCCCGTACCAAAGGTGGAACCGTCACTCATCGTCGCCACAAGAAAGTCATCGACGCAGCCAAAGGTTACTATGGCGCGCGTTCGACGAACTTCCGCACCGCGACACAGGCCGTCGACAAGGCCAACCAATACGCCACGCGTGACCGCAAGAACCGCAAGCGCCAGTTCCGCGCCCTGTGGATCCAGCGTATCAACGCGGCCGTGCGTCAGCATGACGAAGCTCTGACATACTCGCGCTTCATCAACGGTCTGGCGAAAGCTGGCATTGAGGTGGACCGTAAGGTTCTGGCCGATCTGGCCGTGCACGAGCCCGATGCGTTCAGCGCAATCGTAGATCAGGCGAAGGCAGCGCTTTAAGCGCTTCCTTCTCTGAGAGATAACAAAAAACCCCGCGGCACCGGAAAGGCGCCGCGGGGTTTTTCTTTGTCGTGGTGTCGGCGGCCGCTTTCACGGCACGCCGGACTTATCGTTAGGCGATGGCGCGGCTCATCTGCTCCAAACCACGGCGCTGTGCTACGGGGGCGATATCCTGGTCGCCAGAACGGTCAAAGTCGCTTGCGCCCTGGACGCGCTGCACAAAGGCTTCTGCCTGTTGCTGCGTTGTGGCTTCGCTGGCCACTTGCAGGTCCATGTCGCTGCTTGGGTAGCCTTCAAACAAAGCGCCCTCGTAGCGGCCGACCCGCTCGCGGGTGCGGGTGAGGTCTTCGTTCAATGTCACCACTTCCGCTTCCAGCCGCGCGACATCCTTGTGAGCCTGCTTTGCGTCCCGTTGGGACCGGGCAAGGCGGGCTTGGTAAGCCATGACGCGGTTTGCGATCGTGGCCGTGAAATGGGCGCGGGCCAGAAGGTAGCCGCCGACACCGGCAGAGCTGATCAACAGAAGGACCAGCAGCAAGTTCATGAATACGGACATGGTTCGTTACCTTTCAGGTTACTGGCGCAGGGCCACAACGGCGAATTCGACGCGGCGGCTGAGGGCTTGGGCTTGCTCGGCGGGGGTGTCTGCCAGAAGCTGGCGGGACCCGAAACCGATGGGCTCATAATAGGTGGTGTCGTGACCGGCAGCGGCAATCGCCTCGATCACGGATTCAGCGCGTTCCCAGGACAGAAGCAGGTTCTGAGTCTCGTCGCCGGTGGCGTCGGAGTGGCCCCGCACCATGACCCGGATACCCGAGCACGATGCCACGCCTTCCGCGAACGAATAAGCGGCGTCCATGTCTTCCGACGCGGCATTGGTGGACCCTGCCGAGAAGCGAACCGACAAACGGTCAGCGGCGCCCTGCAGGTTCTCGCGGCAAATCTCGGCCTGGGCTTCGGTCAGAACGGGGCGCGTTGCGGCGCGGCGCTCTTCGCGGCCTGTCGCGGCGTCAACAGAGAGGGAGGTGAACACCAGCTCTTCTTCCTCGGGGGCGTCTTGGGACAACTCCAAGGCGGTTTCCAGAACCGGCGG
This window harbors:
- the recQ gene encoding DNA helicase RecQ translates to MLVEHPDTSALLKATFGFDDFRPGQAEIVEAVASGKDVLAIMPTGGGKSLCFQLPALMRDGVTVVISPLIALMRDQVRGLREAGVEAGALTSGNTPEETDAVWAGLEAGTLKLLYLAPERLASSGTERMLSRAGVSMIAVDEAHCVSQWGHDFRPDYLRLGALRRALNVPLAAFTATADAETRAEICERLFDAEPDVFLHGFDRPNLTLAFEVKNQPRQQILSFAAARKGQSGIVYCGTRAKTETLARALRDEGHSACHYHGGMEAEDRRIVETRFNQEDGLIVCATVAFGMGVDKPDIRWVAHADLPKSIEGYYQEIGRAGRDGAPADTLTLYGPDDIRFRRQQVDEGLAPPERKTADHARLNALLGLAEAQGCRRKVLLSYFGDASEDCGNCDLCAKPPELFDASVAVQKALSVMLRTGEYFGAGHLIDVLLGAQNERIKQRGHDRLSTYGIGTEFDKRGWQAVFRQMMGRDLVRPDPERHGAFRMTQAARPILRGEESITLRKDTIAKAPRRPAVKMLVSEEDAPLMSALKAKRRALAEEARVPAYVIFTDKTLIEMAEKRPATLDEMARISGVGATKLDRYGTAFLQVITGDTPEPVHPARRALAGRDAGDVFDRLMEVQQDLMRGDDGTGKYLSVNHSTLRKIAERKPASVHDLSRIAGMGEKQIDRFGDAFLDVLREVG
- the yaaA gene encoding peroxide stress protein YaaA; translation: MLTVISPAKRLDWAARDVQTTTPDFMDDAVTLARAAKRLSQADLRKLMDISADLAKLNADRFKAFETDAEETRPAALAFAGDTYTGLEATSLDAETLTYAQDHLRILSGLYGLLRPLDAIKPYRLEMGSRLKTRKGPSLYAYWGPRLSEALNTQAQAVQTDTLINCASVEYFSAVDEKALKLNIITPQFYEEKPGGPKIVSFFAKKARGAMARFIQERRLDAASQILDFDTGGYTHVPELSTPEKPAFLRTEAAQKAA
- a CDS encoding DUF1244 domain-containing protein; this encodes MSEPTTTELEAAAFRRLLAHLDSRKDVQNIDMMNLTGFCRNCLSRWYQEEAAERGVEMDKDAAREIVYGMPFAEWKAKYQLDATDAQKAAFEVNKPDH
- a CDS encoding N-formylglutamate amidohydrolase produces the protein MTDAVEIFGAERGGRWVVTCDHASNRVPDDVAGGDLGLPPEDMARHIAYDVGALGVAKAMGEALSAPVVASRFSRLVIDPNRGEDDPTLLMQIYDGSIIPANRGASEAELQRRLERFHRPYHAALTDVIAARDAPLIVSIHSFTPQLRGREPRPWHVAVLYAGDTRLAYPFLARLRDEDDLCVGDNEPYVGHLPGDALDRHAVKPGHVHVLIEVRNDLIETEKDQVAWGARLATLLEATARSADL
- the pyk gene encoding pyruvate kinase, giving the protein MKRDRNVKIVATLGPASDDYEMIRALHEAGADVFRLNMSHGDHAEIAVRHGIIRQIEADLGQPIAILADLQGPKLRVGVFDNDEGYDLEVGGSFRMDLDDTPGDATRVQLPHTEIFAALEPGAHLLINDGKIRVKVVECGKDFADCEVLAGGRISNRKGVNVPDVVLPLAALSEKDRKDLEFVCELGVDWLALSFVQRKEDVEEARNLARGRAAILSKIEKPSAVTNFGEILDASDGIMVARGDLGVELPVQNVPPIQKRLVRKCRNAAKPVIVATQMLESMIESPMPTRAEVSDVAAAIYEGADAIMLSAESAAGDFPIEAVTTMNNVAVEVENDTTYREVIEASRGGKKETVADAIVSAAREIAETTNIKLICCFSESGSTAALTARERPNVPILALTSRQATARRMCLTWGCHCVKVGAVGRFKEAVINAVRAATSEGLAEQDDQIVVTAGVPFGQSGSTNILRIAPCDERLIFASELE
- the rpmI gene encoding 50S ribosomal protein L35, which translates into the protein MPKMKTKSSAKKRFKVTGTGKVMAAQAGKQHGMIKRSNKFLRNARGMQVLSDPDQKIAKSYMPYDR
- the rplT gene encoding 50S ribosomal protein L20 translates to MSRTKGGTVTHRRHKKVIDAAKGYYGARSTNFRTATQAVDKANQYATRDRKNRKRQFRALWIQRINAAVRQHDEALTYSRFINGLAKAGIEVDRKVLADLAVHEPDAFSAIVDQAKAAL
- a CDS encoding OmpA family protein; the encoded protein is MAIFRKRMQQDMEHDDAGQRLAHASRRADHYRKLVATPSVLLAAGLFTVSGVAGGFLATGQTPRPMAALGSAAPIAPVAAIQPAVAPQTAPVVEDVADVAAQELPPVLETALELSQDAPEEEELVFTSLSVDAATGREERRAATRPVLTEAQAEICRENLQGAADRLSVRFSAGSTNAASEDMDAAYSFAEGVASCSGIRVMVRGHSDATGDETQNLLLSWERAESVIEAIAAAGHDTTYYEPIGFGSRQLLADTPAEQAQALSRRVEFAVVALRQ